A window of the Diabrotica undecimpunctata isolate CICGRU chromosome 1, icDiaUnde3, whole genome shotgun sequence genome harbors these coding sequences:
- the LOC140441387 gene encoding uncharacterized protein has protein sequence MSPKLFITVLEHALKSLEWESKGINIDDDLKAASDMLNELGDAARKVGLYINYQKTKMMTNLVPSHPLRVEDVEIEIVDSYIYLGHTVKISRDNQTAELLRRITLE, from the exons ATGTCGCCTAAGTTGTTCATTACTGTACTTGAACATGCTTTGAAGTCACTGGAATGGGAaagtaaaggaataaatattgatg ATGACCTAAAGGCTGCCAGTGATATGTTGAATGAACTCGGCGATGCAGCACGTAAAGTAGGTCTATATATTAACTaccaaaagacaaaaatgatgactAATTTAGTTCCGAGCCATCCTTTAAGGGTAGAAGACGTCGAAATTGAAATTGTTGACagctacatataccttggacatacGGTAAAAATTAGCAGAGATAATCAAACTGCTGAGCTGCTAAGAAGAATAACACTGGAATGA